One window of Saccharomyces mikatae IFO 1815 strain IFO1815 genome assembly, chromosome: 8 genomic DNA carries:
- the ORC6 gene encoding origin recognition complex subunit 6 (similar to Saccharomyces cerevisiae ORC6 (YHR118C); ancestral locus Anc_2.149) → MSMQQVQHCVAEILRLDPVEKPDWSSGYLKKLTNATSILYNTSLNKVMLKQDEEVARCHICAYIASQKMNEKHMPDLCYYLDSIPLEPKKAKHLMNLFRQSLSNSSPMKQFAWTPSPKKSKRSPVKNGDRFTSSNPNDLRRQLFGTPTKIGHSEKNDSLIIPVLPPMQTNDAPPVTRRKLAFEEEETHDEELGSKCVSLKNHSTKGISGNGETDIDEYENHESESGSEEETSDVQERKGRKSIQNKRVKKPKSELKTAKTLRKRGRIPNSLLVKKYCKMTTEEIIRLCNDFELPREVAYKIVDEYNINATRLVCPWQLVCGLVLNCTFIVFNERRRKDPRIDHFIISKMCSLMLTSKVDEVIECVKLVKELIVGEKWFRDLQIRYDDFDGIKYNEIIFRKLGSMLQTTNILVTDDQYNIWKRRIELDLALAESL, encoded by the coding sequence ATGTCAATGCAACAAGTTCAACATTGTGTTGCGGAAATTCTTCGACTAGATCCTGTAGAAAAACCGGACTGGTCTAGTGGatatttaaagaaattgaccAATGCAACATCGATTTTATATAACACTTCACTGAATAAGGTGATGCTGAAACAGGATGAGGAGGTGGCCAGATGCCATATATGTGCGTACATAGCATCACAGAAGATGAACGAAAAACATATGCCAGATCTTTGTTATTACTTAGACAGTATTCCTTTAGAACCGAAAAAGGCCAAGCATTTAATGAACCTTTTCAGACAAAGTTTATCTAATTCTTCACCTATGAAGCAATTTGCTTGGACTCCGAGCCCCAAAAAGAGTAAGCGTAGTCCAGTGAAGAACGGTGACAGATTTACCTCATCTAACCCTAACGATTTGAGAAGACAATTGTTTGGTACACCAACTAAAATTGGGCacagtgaaaaaaatgattcgTTGATAATACCAGTGCTGCCGCCTATGCAAACAAACGATGCACCACCTGttacaagaagaaaattagCATTTGAGGAGGAAGAGACTCACGACGAAGAATTAGGAAGTAAATGTGtgtcattgaaaaatcataGTACTAAGGGCATTTCTGGAAACGGTGAAAcagatattgatgaatatGAAAATCATGAAAGTGAGTCTGGAAGTGAAGAAGAGACATCAGATGtacaagaaagaaagggcAGGAAAAGCATACAGAACAAGAGAGTCAAAAAACCGAAATCAGAATTGAAGACAGCAAAAACTCTGAGGAAAAGAGGTAGAATACCAAATTCCTTGttagtaaaaaaatattgtaaGATGACCACTGAAGAGATAATTAGACTTTGCAACGATTTCGAACTCCCAAGAGAAGTGGCATATAAAATCGTGGATGAGTATAATATAAACGCAACAAGATTGGTTTGCCCATGGCAATTAGTGTGTGGGTTGGTATTAAACTGCACATTTATTGTATTCAATGAAAGAAGGCGTAAGGATCCACGTATCGatcattttattattagtaAAATGTGCAGTTTGATGCTGACGTCAAAAGTTGATGAGGTCATTGAATGTGTCAAACTAGTGAAAGAATTAATCGTCGGTGAGAAATGGTTTAGAGATTTGCAGATAAGGTATGACGATTTCGATGGCATCAAGTATAACGAAATCATTTTTAGGAAA
- the SET1 gene encoding histone methyltransferase SET1 (similar to Saccharomyces cerevisiae SET1 (YHR119W); ancestral locus Anc_2.148), producing MSGYYRRTHPSSGSYRHSQEKPQYSRSGQYQYPTEHSYQQYPSQYSQRRRYNHSDVSRRRYNDEHSHSPTNGSSRHSYYATESSESGAYVNSNSDIDNRRGLSQSRYSNNNSHIAPSSTSERLRTDSALLLQQRPPPVLRYNTDVLKSKFHYFDPTKGEFFNKDKMFSWKAADKEFSETGYYVVKELQDGQYKFKVKHRHPEIKALDPRNEDGILTNGKVASHRKCRKSLVLLPRISYDRYSLGPPPPCEIVVYPAQDSTTTSIQDISIKNYFKKYGEISHFEAFNDPTSALPLHVYLIKYTSSDGSINEAAKSAFNAVRKHELSGCFIMGFRFEVILNKHSILNDIISKFVEINVKNLQKLQESMKKAKDKEAEKGKVKEAQGKDISLPKEPKVDTLSHSSGHEKRIPYDLLGVVNNRPVLHVSKIFVAKHRFRIEDFKFKLRGYRCARFIDHTTGIYIVFDDIAHAQTCSNAESGKLTIMSRSRRIPILIKFHLILPRFQNRTRFNKSGSLPISAHAPIKYESREEFIGATAKQILKDLEKALHVDIKKRLIGPTVFDTLDHANFPELLARREINEKKKKQEIASKIAEDELKRKEEVKRDFDLFGLYGGYAKSNKRNLKRRNSLTMDHNLKRKKLSKGIKPMAHFLNEETDSKESTPLNDSGISRVSKVEDEEDENMTSSSSSEEEEEEVTDKKFKSESEPTTPESDHLQAVKSLVSDQNESADLLDTPLMYKPTATEIPEPVYPPEEYDLKYSQALSPLDLQNAIKDEEDIHILKQLLSSYTPTVISNTGAILEYKTWKSRRQALEEQKASDWQIEHNGTSFDSELQPTCSFKAEGFRKIADKLKVNYLPHRRRIHQPLNTVNIHNEKNEYTPDLSQREESSNKEPSDSIPQEVSSSRDNRASNRRFQQDIEAQKAAIGTESELLSLNQLNKRKKPVMFARSAIHNWGLYALDSIAAKEMIIEYVGERIRQPVAEMRERRYLKNGIGSSYLFRVDENTVIDATKKGGIARFINHCCDPNCTAKIIKVGGRRRIVIYALRDIGASEELTYDYKFEREKDDEERLPCLCGAPNCKGFLN from the coding sequence ATGTCAGGTTACTATAGGAGAACACATCCATCTTCTGGTTCGTACAGACATTCACAGGAAAAACCTCAATATTCGCGTTCTGGTCAGTATCAGTACCCAACCGAACATTCTTACCAGCAATATCCTAGTCAATACAGTCAACGTCGACGCTATAACCACAGTGACGTTTCAAGGCGACGCTATAATGATGAACATTCACATAGTCCAACTAATGGCAGTTCGCGACATTCGTATTATGCTACTGAGAGCAGCGAAAGTGGCGCATACGTAAATAGTAACTCTGATATTGATAACCGGAGGGGGTTGTCCCAATCACGCTATTCAAATAACAATTCTCATATTGCACCATCTTCTACGAGCGAACGTCTTCGCACAGATTCTGCTTTGCTTCTGCAACAAAGACCACCTCCAGTTCTAAGGTACAACACAGATGTTTTGAAATCtaaatttcattatttcgACCCCACAAAAGGCGAGTTCTTTAATAAAGACAAAATGTTTTCTTGGAAGGCTGCAGACAAAGAGTTTTCTGAAACAGGTTATTATGTAGTCAAAGAGTTACAAGATGGGCAATATAAATTTAAAGTAAAACATAGGCATCCAGAAATTAAAGCACTCGACCCTCGTAATGAAGACGGTATTCTAACTAATGGAAAAGTAGCGAGTCACAGAAAATGCAGGAAATCTCTAGTCCTACTACCTCGCATATCTTATGATAGGTACTCTTTAGGGCCTCCTCCTCCATGTGAAATAGTTGTTTATCCAGCACAAGATTCAACAACAACTAGTATTCAAGATATATCGATTAAAAActatttcaaaaagtatGGAGAAATATCTCATTTTGAAGCTTTTAATGACCCTACTAGTGCTTTACCTTTGCATGTTTATCTTATAAAATATACTAGTTCTGATGGATCAATTAATGAGGCCGCCAAATCAGCTTTTAATGCTGTTAGGAAGCATGAATTATCAGGTTGCTTTATCATGGGCTTTAGATTTGAGGTGATTTTGAATAAGCATTCTATTTTGAATGATATCATCTCTAAGTTTGTTGAAATAAATGttaaaaatttacaaaaattgCAAGAAAGTATGAAAAAAGCCAAAGACAAAGAAGCGGAAAAGGGAAAAGTAAAGGAAGCACAAGGTAAAGACATTAGTTTGCCCAAAGAACCTAAGGTGGATACCTTATCGCATTCTTCAGGacatgaaaaaagaattccATATGATCTTTTGGGTGTAGTTAATAACAGGCCCGTTTTACATGTCTCCAAGATATTTGTTGCCAAACATAGATTTCGTATCGAGGacttcaaattcaaattaaGAGGTTACAGATGTGCGAGATTTATTGATCATACAACCGGTATTTATATTGTTTTCGACGATATTGCGCATGCACAGACGTGTTCGAATGCAGAGTCGGGAAAGCTAACGATAATGTCTCGAAGTAGAAGGATTCCaattttaataaaatttcatcTGATTCTGCCTAGGTTCCAAAACAGAACTAGATTCAACAAATCCGGTTCATTACCAATTTCTGCACATGCACCTATAAAATACGAGTCCCGAGAAGAGTTTATTGGAGCTACAGCAAAACAAATACTGAAAGATTTAGAAAAAGCCTTGCATGTTGACATTAAGAAGAGATTGATAGGTCCCACAGTATTTGACACTTTGGACCATGCAAATTTTCCTGAATTATTGGCTAGAAGAGAAATAAacgagaaaaagaaaaaacaggAGATAGCCTCCAAAATTGCAGAAGATGAATTAAAACGTAAAGAGGAAGTTAAAAGGGATTTTGATTTGTTTGGCTTGTATGGTGGCTATGCAAAGTccaataaaagaaatttgaagaGGCGCAATTCGCTTACAATGGATcataatttgaaaaggaagaagttATCCAAGGGGATCAAACCAATGGCACATTTCTTGAATGAGGAAACCGATTCCAAGGAAAGCACTCCACTTAACGATAGCGGAATTTCTCGAGTATCAAAAGTGGAAGACGAAGAGGATGAAAATATgacatcttcttcttcctctgaagaagaagaagaagaagttacagataagaaattcaaaagtgAGTCCGAGCCAACGACCCCTGAATCGGATCACCTTCAGGCTGTTAAATCATTGGTTTCTGATCAGAATGAATCGGCTGACCTATTGGATACTCCTTTGATGTATAAACCGACTGCCACTGAAATTCCTGAGCCTGTCTATCCACCTGAGGAATACGATTTGAAGTACAGTCAAGCTTTATCACCCTTGGACTTGCAAAATGCTattaaagatgaagaagatatacACATATTAAAGCAGTTGCTGAGCTCATATACTCCTACCGTTATCTCAAACACTGGTGCAATTTTGGAATATAAAACTTGGAAATCTCGCCGACAAGCACTTGAGGAACAAAAGGCTTCCGATTGGCAAATTGAACATAACGGGACTTCATTTGACAGTGAACTACAGCCAACTTGTTCTTTTAAGGCTGAAGGATTTAGAAAAATTGCGGATAAATTGAAGGTTAATTACTTGCCTCATCGTCGCAGGATTCACCAGCCATTAAATACTGTTAACATTCAcaatgaaaagaatgaatACACACCAGACCTTTCTCAGAGAGAAGAATCTTCCAACAAAGAACCTTCAGATTCAATTCCTCAGGAAGTTTCATCCTCAAGAGACAATAGGGCATCGAATAGGAGATTTCAGCAAGATATAGAGGCCCAGAAGGCTGCAATTGGTACAGAATCTGAGCTGCTATCGCTAAACcaattaaataaaagaaaaaagccaGTCATGTTTGCTCGTTCCGCCATTCATAATTGGGGTTTATATGCATTAGACTCTATTGcagcaaaagaaatgattaTTGAGTACGTCGGTGAAAGAATCAGACAACCGGTTGCAGAAATGAGAGAAAGGAGGTATCTGAAGAATGGAATTGGTTCAAGTTATCTTTTTAGGGTTGACGAGAACACAGTTATTGATGCCACCAAGAAAGGTGGTATTGCCAGGTTTATTAACCATTGTTGTGATCCAAACTGTACGGCGAAGATTATAAAGGTTGGTGGAAGAAGGAGAATTGTTATTTATGCACTACGTGATATAGGTGCGAGTGAGGAATTGACATATGAttataaatttgaaagagagaaagatgatgaggaaaGGCTTCCTTGTTTATGTGGCGCTCCTAACTGTAAAGGTTTCTTAAACTGA
- the CIA2 gene encoding iron-sulfur cluster assembly protein CIA2 (similar to Saccharomyces cerevisiae YHR122W; ancestral locus Anc_2.139) codes for MSEFLNENPDILEENQLPSRKEDNTKDLLLGGFSKEATLERRRLLLKIDHSLKSQVLQDIETLDKLLSIETAPEMTSDEESLLEETEEEFVAGQRKEEEEADVIDAQEIYDLIAHISDPEHPLSLGQLSVVNLEDIEVHDSGNQEEMAEVVIRITPTITHCSLATLIGLGIRVRLERSLPPRFRITILLKKGTHDSENQVNKQLNDKERVAAACENEQLLGVVSKMLVTCK; via the coding sequence ATGtctgaatttttgaacgaGAATCCTGATATACTAGAGGAGAACCAACTTCCTagcagaaaagaagataataCTAAAGATCTTTTGCTAGGTGGTTTCAGCAAAGAAGCCACCCTGGAAAGGAGGAGGCTTTTGCTGAAAATAGACCATTCTTTAAAGTCTCAGGTACTGCAAGATATAGAGACTTTAGACAAGCTTCTTTCTATTGAAACTGCACCGGAAATGActtctgatgaagaaagtttACTAGAAGAGACCGAGGAGGAATTCGTAGCAGGTcaaagaaaggaagaagaagaggctGATGTTATTGATGCCCAGGAAATATATGATTTAATAGCTCATATTTCAGATCCCGAGCATCCCTTAAGTCTGGGACAGCTTTCTGTCGTAAATTTGGAAGACATTGAGGTTCATGATTCAGGTAATCAGGAAGAAATGGCGGAAGTGGTAATAAGAATAACACCAACAATAACGCATTGTTCTCTAGCAACTTTAATTGGTCTGGGGATACGAGTCAGACTGGAGAGATCTCTTCCTCCAAGATTTAGAATTActattttgttgaagaaaggTACTCATGATAGTGAGAATCAGGTAAATAAACAGTTAAATGATAAAGAGCGTGTAGCGGCGGCATGTGAGAATGAGCAATTGCTAGGTGTGGTTTCTAAAATGTTGGTAACTTGCAAATAA
- the LSM12 gene encoding Lsm12p (similar to Saccharomyces cerevisiae LSM12 (YHR121W); ancestral locus Anc_2.142), with amino-acid sequence MSISLEHTLGFRIKVTNVLDVITEGRLYSFNSSNNTLTIQTTKKNQSPQNFKVIKCTFIKHLEVIGDKPSFNSFKKQQIKPSYVNVERVEKLLRDSVITSKKKELLRGKGVSAEGQFIFDQIFKTIGDTKWVAKDIIILDDVKVQAPYKVEDIKVLHEGTNQSITLIQRIVERSWAQLEQDNGRKGG; translated from the coding sequence atgaGTATCAGCCTTGAGCATACGCTCGGATTCAGAATAAAAGTCACAAATGTGTTGGACGTAATTACTGAAGGAAGATTGTATTCCTTCAATTCTTCCAACAACACCCTCACTATTCAAACAACGAAAAAGAATCAGTCTCCTCAAAATTTCAAGGTGATAAAGTGCACATTCATCAAGCATTTGGAAGTCATTGGTGATAAGCCTTCATTTAATTCATTCAAGAAGCAACAAATCAAACCCTCATATGTGAATGTGGAAAGAGTTGAGAAACTTTTAAGAGATAGTGTAATAACatccaaaaagaaagagctCTTGAGAGGCAAAGGTGTGAGTGCAGAGGGTCAGTTTATTTTCGATCAAATCTTTAAGACCATAGGCGACACTAAATGGGTGGCCAAAGACATCATCATTCTTGATGACGTCAAGGTTCAAGCGCCATACAAGGTTGAAGACATCAAAGTGCTACATGAAGGCACTAACCAATCCATTACATTGATCCAAAGAATAGTAGAAAGAAGTTGGGCGCAATTAGAACAAGACAATGGTAGAAAAGGTGGATAA
- the EPT1 gene encoding bifunctional diacylglycerol cholinephosphotransferase/ethanolaminephosphotransferase (similar to Saccharomyces cerevisiae EPT1 (YHR123W) and CPT1 (YNL130C); ancestral locus Anc_2.138) produces MGYFVPDSHIENLKSYKYQSEDRSLVSKYFLKPFWQRFCTIFPTWMAPNIITLSGFAFIVTNVLTVFFYDPNLNTDTPHWTYFSYALGVFLYQTFDGCDGVHARRINQSGPLGELFDHSIDAINSTLSIFIFASETGMGFSYSLMLSQFAMLTNFYLSTWEEYHTHTLYLSEFSGPVEGILIVCVTLILTGIYGKQVIWHTYLFTIRIGDKVIDVDTLDVVFSLAVFGLVMNALSAKRNVDKYYRNSTSSANNIAQIEQNSAIKGLLPFFAYYASIALLVWMQPSFISLAFILSIGFTGAFTVGRIIVCHLTKQSFPMFNAPMLIPLCQMVLYKICQNVWRIEPDKIVFALSWLGFGLSLGVHIMFMNDIIHEFTKFLDVYALSIKRSKLT; encoded by the exons ATGGGATACTTTGTTCCTGATTCACACATTGAAAATCTAAAGTCATATAA ATACCAAAGTGAAGATCGCTCGCTGGTGTCaaagtattttttgaagccGTTTTGGCAAAGATTTTGTACCATTTTTCCCACGTGGATGGCGCCTAATATCATTACATTATCAGGATTTGCATTTATTGTTACAAATGTGCTAACCGTGTTCTTTTACGACCCAAATCTTAACACTGATACGCCACACTGgacatatttttcttacGCTTTAGGTGTGTTTCTATATCAAACTTTTGATGGATGTGATGGTGTGCATGCCCGTCGTATTAATCAGTCAGGACCATTGGGAGAGCTTTTCGACCATAGCATTGATGCTATCAACTCTACtctttccatttttatttttgcttCTGAGACTGGGATGGGATTCTCATATAGTCTAATGTTGTCCCAGTTTGCAATGCTGACGAATTTTTACTTGAGTACTTGGGAAGAATATCATACACACACATTATATTTAAGTGAGTTCTCTGGACCCGTCGAAGGAATTTTGATTGTCTGTGTTACGCTAATATTGACGGGTATATATGGAAAACAAGTAATCTGGCATACCTATTTGTTTACCATTAGAATTGGTGATAAAGTAATTGATGTGGACACTTTGGATGTTGTGTTCTCCTTAGCTGTCTTTGGTTTAGTTATGAATGCATTATCTGCGAAAAGGAATGTGGATAAGTATTACAGAAATAGCACCTCTTCGGCCAATAATATTGCtcaaattgaacaaaataGCGCTATAAAAGGTCTTTTGCCGTTCTTTGCGTATTACGCAAGTATCGCTTTACTGGTGTGGATGCAACCGAGTTTTATTTCTCTTGCTTTTATCCTTTCCATCGGCTTCACAGGAGCATTTACGGTCGGAAGAATAATTGTTTGCCATCTGACTAAGCAGAGTTTTCCTATGTTCAATGCACCTATGTTGATTCCTTTGTGCCAGATGGTTTTGTACAAGATATGTCAAAATGTTTGGAGAATTGAACCTGATAAAATTGTGTTTGCTCTGTCTTGGCTCGGCTTTGGCCTCTCCCTTGGCGTTCATATCATGTTCATGAATGACATTATTCATGAATTTACTAAGTTTCTAGATGTTTACGCTTTATCCATTAAACGCTCCAAGTTAACTTAA
- the MSH1 gene encoding mismatch repair ATPase MSH1 (similar to Saccharomyces cerevisiae MSH1 (YHR120W); ancestral locus Anc_2.147), which produces MKPIFRVPKTFLFISRVSLRHYSAENARPEISKLRISFDKVPESDCESTDGSYSSNADNSLFPQQERNVSTTKHLKASLPPSLQYVRDLMDLYKDHVVLTQMGSFYELYFEQAIKYAPELNISLTNRAYSHGRVPFAGFPVNQLSRHLKMLVNNCGYSVTIAEQFKKKDVADNEVNKFYRRVTRIVTPGTFIDEAFENLRENTYLLNIEFPENCMSQVADVSLKVGICWCDVSTGEIFVQQVYLKDLVSAITRIQPKEILLDERLLEFHIESGAWYPELVELKKFFIKYQKMPSQHRTIESFYGLFNLGGKETTDRQLRIQFQTFTQKELAALRNTLIYVSEHLPDFSINFQIPQRQLATAIMQIDSRTSTALELHSTVRDNNKKGSLLSSIRRTVTPSGTRLLSQWLSGPSLDLKEIKRRQKIVTFFKDNIDITEGLRLMLRKVNDLSRILQKFSFGRGEALELVQMAHSLQVSRQIREFLLNNTSLMKPTLKSQITQLTEPLGFEKNLIDDILKFLNEEELVKSQDSKQSGNTNIMLEIEIKDRKVKEKDEVYQLTNFIVNPSFNSKLRKLHEAYQKVWSKKKEFNASLKDLFVGELGAKTLVLKERQNGEYALHVTGTATNLKRIDESITKRTEYYGSCFHILQKSNQTRWLSHKIWTDLGHELELLILKIRNEETNIIDLFKRKFIDRSNEVRQVATTLGYLDTLSSFAVLANEKNLVCPKVDESDKLEVVNGRHLMVEEGLSARSLETFTANNCELAKDNLWVITGPNMGGKSTFLRQNAIIVILAQIGCFVPCRKARVGIVDKLFSRVGSADDLYNEMSTFMVEMIETSFILQGATKRSLAILDEIGRGTSGKEGISIAYATLKYLIENNQCRTLFATHFGQELKQIIDNKCAKGMREKIKFYQSGITDLGGNNFCYNHKLKPGICMKSDAIRVAELAGFPMEALQEAREILG; this is translated from the coding sequence ATGAAGCCTATCTTCAGAGTACCGAAAACATTTTTGTTCATCTCTAGAGTATCTTTAAGACACTATAGTGCTGAGAATGCTCGACCAGAAATCTCAAAACTTAGAATTAGTTTTGACAAAGTTCCCGAATCAGATTGCGAAAGTACTGATGGCTCGTATTCAAGTAATGCAGATAATAGCCTTTTTCCACAACAGGAGAGAAATGTATCAACTACTAAGCACTTAAAAGCTTCTCTGCCTCCATCATTGCAATACGTGCGTGACTTGATGGATTTGTATAAAGATCATGTGGTTTTAACGCAAATGGGATCGTTCTATGAACTCTATTTTGAGCAAGCGATTAAGTATGCTCCTGAGTTGAATATATCACTTACCAATCGAGCTTACAGTCATGGCAGAGTTCCATTTGCTGGATTCCCTGTAAATCAATTAAGTAGACACTTAAAAATGCTCGTTAATAACTGTGGATACAGTGTAACTATTGCAGAGcaattcaaaaagaaggatGTAGCAGATAATGAAGTTAATAAGTTTTATAGAAGAGTGACTAGGATTGTCACACCCGGTActtttattgatgaagcaTTTGAAAATCTGAGAGAGAATACGTACCTACTGAACATTGAATTTCCTGAAAATTGCATGAGCCAAGTGGCAGATGTGAGTCTGAAAGTGGGTATATGTTGGTGCGATGTGAGTACTGGAGAAATATTCGTTCAACAGGTATACCTTAAAGACTTGGTTTCTGCCATAACAAGAATTCAACCTAAGGAGATTCTATTAGATGAAAGATTACTAGAGTTTCATATCGAATCAGGGGCCTGGTACCCAGAACTCGTTGAGcttaaaaaattttttataaagtACCAAAAAATGCCCAGTCAACACCGCACTATTGAGTCGTTTTATGGGCTGTTTAATTTGGgtggaaaagaaacaacagATAGGCAACTGAGAATCCAATTTCAAACTTTCACTCAGAAAGAGCTGGCTGCCCTAAGAAACACGTTAATATACGTTAGTGAGCATCTGCCAGATTTCTCCATCAATTTTCAGATTCCTCAGAGACAGTTAGCTACCGCAATTATGCAAATTGATTCAAGAACTAGCACGGCACTTGAACTGCATTCTACTGTGAGGgacaacaataaaaaaggcTCTTTGTTATCATCTATTAGGAGGACAGTAACGCCTTCTGGAACGAGGCTTCTATCTCAATGGTTAAGTGGGCCTTCCCTCGATCtgaaagaaatcaaaagacGCCAGAAAATTGTAACATTTTTTAAAGacaatattgatattaCTGAGGGACTACGCTTAATGTTGAGAAAAGTAAATGATCTATCTCGTATACTGCAGAAATTTAGTTTTGGAAGAGGTGAGGCACTGGAATTGGTTCAAATGGCGCACTCACTGCAGGTTTCAAGACAAATAAGAGAATTTTTACTGAATAACACTTCATTGATGAAGCCCACATTGAAGAGCCAAATTACACAGCTGACAGAACCTCTAGGCTTTGAGAAAAACTTGATTGATGATATCTTGAAGTTTTTAAATGAGGAGGAGCTAGTGAAATCACAAGATTCCAAACAGAGTGGGAATACGAATATAATGCTTGAgatagaaataaaagacagaaaagtaaaagaaaaagatgaagtgTATCAATTGAccaattttattgttaaTCCTTCATTCAATAGCAAACTCAGGAAACTGCATGAAGCATACCAGAAAGTTTggagcaaaaaaaaagaattcaatGCTTCACTAAAAGACCTGTTTGTTGGTGAACTAGGTGCTAAAACTCTcgttttgaaagaaagacaAAATGGTGAGTACGCGCTTCATGTGACAGGAACAGCCACTAATTTAAAGAGAATTGATGAGTCGATTACTAAAAGGACTGAATACTACGGAAGCTGTTTCCatattttgcaaaaatCTAACCAAACACGATGGCTGAGTCACAAAATTTGGACAGATCTGGGGCATGAGTTAGAATTATTAATTCTAAAGATTAGGAACGAAGAGACCAACATTATTGAcctcttcaaaagaaaattcattgaTAGAAGTAACGAAGTTAGACAAGTTGCAACTACATTGGGTTACCTTGACACCTTATCATCGTTTGCAGTTCTAGCtaatgagaaaaatttaGTCTGCCCTAAGGTGGATGAGAGCGACAAACTAGAAGTGGTGAATGGGAGACACCTGATGGTCGAAGAGGGCCTTTCCGCACGTTCTTTGGAGACATTCACAGCCAATAACTGCGAATTAGCAAAAGACAATTTATGGGTAATCACTGGACCAAATATGGGTGGTAAATCTACATTCTTGAGGCAGAATGCAATTATAGTAATTTTGGCACAAATTGGATGTTTTGTTCCATGCAGAAAGGCGCGTGTTGGTATTGTAGATAAGCTCTTTAGCAGAGTTGGTTCAGCAGATGATCTATACAATGAGATGAGTACGTTCATGGTTGAGATGATAGAAACATCGTTTATTCTGCAAGGGGCTACGAAACGATCTTTGGCTATTCTTGATGAGATTGGACGTGGCACTAGTGGCAAAGAAGGCATTAGCATCGCATATGCAACATTAAAGTATTTGATAGAAAATAACCAATGTAGAACGCTCTTTGCTACACATTTTGGCCAAGAATTGAAGCAAATCATCGATAACAAATGTGCGAAGGGTATGCGTGAAAAGATAAAGTTTTACCAAAGTGGAATCACAGATTTGGGTGGCAACAATTTCTGTTACAACCATAAGTTGAAACCAGGTATTTGCATGAAATCTGATGCCATTAGAGTGGCAGAATTGGCAGGATTTCCAATGGAAGCATTACAAGAAGCTCGAGAAATACTAGGCTAA